ACTGtctcgtttaaaaaaaaaaaaaaagaacgaaacgtTCGTTCGATTTACTCACTTTTGAAAGATCGCTGTTCTCTCGAGAGGATTGAACGCGCGAGTTCCGAAAGGAAGACCGGAAGAAAGGTACGTCGGGGCGAATGAGGAAGAAAGTCGGATGCCGCGAGGCGCAACGAAATTACGCTTAGGTCCAGCGCGATCCGCTCGCAATAGGAGATGGTCAGAAACTGTGCCAAGAACAGTACGCGCGCCGCCGCGGCAGACCGCGAAGTTGTACACCTACGACGCATATACCTACATCTACACCGGTGGCTAACCAACACAACATCCCGCCGCGGCCGATCGCCGATCGGCTTCTCTCCTCTTCGCTTCGCCCCGTGCCAACCGATCGCCGTCACGTgcagttttctttttttcttttctttccacgGAAATGACAAACATAGGTAGAACGTAGCGAGCGAAGAGTCGCGAATCGAAGCTGCGATCGTGCAACATTTGGATGATCGGCGGACGAGCTGAGAGAAGCTGATAAGAGTGGTCGATCGGTGGATACAGGAACAGCGAAGAAGAGTAAGCGCGGATAGGAGAATCGTGCGAGGGAAAAAACGTTTTAGGAGAATAGTTGGTAGTTTGTGGAGGAGGTTGGAGGatttgaaagtttgaaaattaCTAAATTTGAAAGTTGGAAGGTTATAGgaaggtataacgatttatctAAGGGTGCAGAGAAATGGAAAATCGGTGACGCTTAATTGAACGATTAAGCGGTTAGTAAAGAGATGTCGAGGGCAAACAGGAACTGTATTTAATTAAGTATATTAAGCTTGTTGAGTGATACAATAAGAGAGCGGGATAAAAGGTCGGTCGAATTGAATGAACCTCGTTTGGGAACGCTGTCCGAGTTAAATCAATATTCGGATTGATAAACTCGGAATTGGCAAGATTTCGCCGTGTATTCCATGTCTTAATGCTAGAACGTTTTAATCAGGACTCCGTCCCTGTgattattttctcttttaaaCAGACGAAAGCTGACTTAGATacttttcgaagaaaaattataCCTTTAAAGTACGATTGTTTATTCGTTAGAAATGAATAATACTTACGAATCGATGAAAAAATTTCACTTATCACGAAATATTTGTCGTTCAAAAAACATCGTGCCACTTGTAAAACGCAAATATAAGCTAATCAGTACGAATATaagaaacgaaataaataaaattcaagcGATAGACGTTCTATTTCTTGCAAATGATAAACGGAACAATATTTCTCGCAAAATCGGACGCCTTCGAACCGGAGAAACGAAAAGAGTGGTATCTTCCAACGATATCGGCATGAACGTCTATTCTTGCAACGCCATTTCTCttcataaaaaaagaagagagaaaacgaaaaaaagaaaaaaggaatctCAACGATTGTTTTTtataaaaagcaaaataaaagAAGCCTCactcttaaaaaaaaaatcttctCCGGTAGTTccttaaaaataagaaaaagttcACAAGAGGCTAAAATCCGCTGATATCGAGAAAAAAGAGAACGAACCTGAAAATTACGGAAAGATTGAGGCGGACATTTTTTACTCAACTGCATTCGCTCGCTTTGTCCGATATAATCGATTCGTTCGAAGCGATTACGAACTCTTCCATCGAGGAATCGTTGAGATCTACCGCGGAGGTGGCGTTCCTCGACGTTTCGGAAGCTCTCGTGTACGCGGAATCGAAACTGTCGGTCGTTTCCAAAATTTGAGGCGAACTCGAGGACTCGTTTTGTTCCGTAGACGCCTTACTTTTCTCGACCTCTTGTTTCGAAAAAATGATCCCTTCGGCATCTGTTTGATCAACCACAGAgcgttcttccttttcttctttctccttgCTCGACTGCTCGCAATCTTCTTTCTGAATTTTGGAAGTGGATGTTTTCGACTTTGTTCCACAGCTGCTCGTTCGAAGTTCTTCCGCATTTaacatttcttctttttcttctattaTTACCTTTGCATATAGATTCACCTGTGCCTCGTTGAGTAATTTGGTTTCATCATCACGCGTTGGTAGAGATTTTGATGAATCGGAGTCATCGTCTTCTCTGTATCTGAAGGTCTCGATTTCTTCTTCCGCCAGGCGCAATTCTAACAAATCTTCTTTAAGTTTATTCGGTTCAACGATGAACAGAGGTTCACTCGTACGAATATCGAGCTTCCTAATGTTGGCACTCCTAATCGTGTCAGTCGATTGGGAAGCCGAGTGTATTTGCGAGTTTGAACGCACTCGGACATTCTCAGAATTAATTTCCGCTGCTTCTTCTTGCAATTCTGTGTTTTCTAAAATTCGTTCCCTTAGCGACACAGATTCTCCAACGTCGTTTTCAGTTTTTTTCAAACTATCCTCGTCTATAGTTCTCAAGCTATCCGAGACAATCCTATGGACAATCGAATCCAAATCTAATTCCGAATCGTATTTGGTGAATTGAGAAATTTCTATCGTTTCAAGATCGACGATTCCCTCGAACGAGTCATTTTCCTCCTGTTCcgtttcttcatatttttcttccttcgttTCCTTCACCAGCGTCGAATTTTCAAAGAACGTGGTCGTCGAAGTTGGCGTTGCGTGAATCTCGAAAGGTTTCAAGGTCGACGTGGACGTTGAAATTTGTTTAAACGAGAAGATCTTCTGGTAGTAGTATCCAAGATAAAAACAGGAGATGGCCAGTAAAAATGTGAAGATGGTGTATAAGGATAACTTTTCCTTCAGCTCCACGTTTCCCTCTCCATCAATTTCGAAATCTGACTCTTCGTTCCCATCGATCTTATtcgattttattttttcaagaGACTCGTCTTCGTCGCGTTCGAACGTTTCTTCGCGAACCGATGTTTGCATCTTTTCATTTGCTTCGCTCTCGAACTCGATCGGTTGAATATTCTGATCGGTCTTGTCGATTTCTTTCCAACTTACATTTCCATATTCCTCGACCCTTGTATCTAGGATGTCTTCTTCGGTAACTTGATACGTAACATCTACTTTGTTTTGTTTTGTCGTTATTTTTTCATCGACCTCTTCGACATCTTCGATCGTAGTAATTTGTTCAATCGCCTCGTCTTTGTCGCTTCCTTCGATCTCCTCGCTGTCGATACTTTCTTCAACTTTGATTTCTTCTCCCGTGTCAGTCTTGTCCAATATTTCGTAGGTTTGGTTTAAATTTTCGCTGCGGAATTGCACCGGTTCCGAACGTTTCAGTATGTATTTCTTCAAATTACTCATAAATCTCGTGACGATCTCGTCTAAAGATACATCCTCCGAACGAGTAGTTattctttcttcgtttatcaTACTTTCAACAGCGTTGTAGTCGCTGACGCTCACGATTGGCCTTGAGGGAAATACTGTTGTAAACATCGTTCCTCGAATCTTCTGCAATGTCTTGAAATATTCGCTACTCGTCACTTCTTCATTTTCGTTCTCTTCCTCCATTTCCTCCGTACCAGTTTCTTCAATTTTATCATTACCTTCTTCGTATTTGTCATCCATTAAAGAGAACAAATTTATTTTACTCGGTTCTGCCTGTTCAAGCACTACGTCAAGTTCTTCCGGCTCTTCGTCAGAGGTAGCCAAATCGTCACCTATCACGTCGCTTAATCTGACTACAATGGGAAACTTTATGTCCGTGAAAATATCTTCCTTGATGAATCTTAAGCAATCTTctttaatgaattttaatattcttCTGTCTTCTACCGGCCATCCTTCCATCTCTTCATCCTTTTCTTCGTCCTCTTCATCGATCTCGCACTCTATCCGATCCTCGTTATCGTCCACTGGGTCGGGAAGAATCTCCAGTATGCCGGAAAGGTTTTCCAGATTGAATCCGCAGAAGTTCAAGTTCCTCAGGAACCGAGTCACTTGGATTACAACATCGTTTAACCCAAGTCTATTGGCGGCTGCATGTTCGACTTCGTCCTCGAGATTTTCCATAGACTCCACTTCGAAACTGATAGGCAAACCTTCTTGATCCATGGTAGTGATACATAGATCGTAAAGAGAACCTGCGtgatcttcttcctcttctaaAGTTTGAAGTGGTCGAATGGTAGCTAAGATGGTGTGCTCGAACATGGAAAGACTCGTCGAATATCTACCCGACTGAAAAATAAAATCGTCTATCGATGACTCTGATTGTCTGTTATTTAACATGTCGTCCACTGTTTGGATTTCTCCGGGTAAATTGAAAGTGGAGTCTACGGATCGATGGGAAAACATGTCGTACAGCTTTCTAATGGTCTCTTCGTCTACGATGTCCCATACAGGAGTGTTGTTTTCTCTCGGGGCGTTCGAATTACTTAGAATGACGCCGTCAGCCACGTAATTCATGTCGATGTTCCTTGTGAAATCCGATAAATTCGTAAATATTCTTCTTGAAGTTATTCCAGGTTCATTCTGTGATACTTCGGAGCTATACCTTCGAATTTCATCGGCTATTCCATCGGTTTGAAGAATTTCTTTTTCGTCATCGATAGATTCTGGAAGATATTCTGCAAGACTATCGTGCGAGGCTGCAGATTCTttgatttcttcttctttatctGCTTCGTTTGAGTGTTTTTGATAGCCCTCCGTCTCTGATACTAGTTTAACTTCCTTTTGGTGGTCCTCCGTTACTAATATCGACCCAAATTCCTGTTTTTGGTCTTCAGCTTTTAGTATCAACTCAGTTTCATTTCGTTGGTCTTCCGTTTCTAACGTTGGTTCAATTTCCTTTGGCTGGACCTCCGTTTCCGATACTGGCACAACTTCTTTCTCGACATTATCAGCTTCAAATACCGATTTCACTTCCCCTTCGTGATCTTCGGTTTTCAGCGCCGTCTCATCTTTCTCTTTAGAATTCTCGAGTTTGAGCGTTGTTGCTTCGAGTTGGGCCGTCTGAGTGTTTGCATCATCTAGAAAAAGTTGGCACATGCTTAATCTCCTCCAATGAAATGTCTTCAAGGTTTTTTAATGTACAGGTTACGAAAAGTATTTACACGTATATGGTAGAATCACGTTAGGAAGGAATCTGAAAATTTTGAAACAATTCTTACCTCGCTTCTGAAAATATGATTCATCCTCTCGCTCGATGATGCTGGAAGACCATGACGAAGCAACGTCTTGAGTTGCCGTAGGCTTAATCAACGTCGCTAAGTCTCCAACTTGCGCACCAAAGTCTTTGCCATCCACAAAAGTCGAGATCACCTTGTCGTGATCGCTCTGAACGAAAGATCCGACGATAGTTATACGACTTTGAGAGTCGCGAGAATCAAGTTCAGCCAATCGATCCGCGTTAGAAGACTCTGCAGAAATTTCTAAGGGACTCCTGACATCTTCTTTAGCAGGTGTCCTCTCCAAATCGCGACCTTTTTGCGCACCTTCCAACTTCTTCATCGAAACTATCGAAACGTTTTCCTCGTCCATCGACTTCTTCGGTTTACTGTACTTTGTGTATTGCTTCCTGGTGTCCGTCTCACCAAGGGTCGGCTTGCTCTTCTTCGCGTCCTGCTTCACGTGTTCAGCATGTGATTTACCAAAGTTATTCAACACCTTGTCCGTGGCCTTATTAGCATTGGACAACTTCGAACAGGAGTATTTTTCATGTGGAACATCGAAGAATCTTGCAGGCGCGGCGAATTGCATTTTATTGTCCATAAATGAAAGATTCGGCAGTGGTTCCGTTTCCGTGGTTGCGTCTGTTAACAAGTTCTCTTTGTCGAAGCAGTCGTTGTACGTCGTCTCCACGTTTCGAGGAATATTTTTCTTATAACGTTCCAGGTTGTTCTTCCTCGGATAACCTCGATTCTTTAGGCTTTCAGGAGCCGTGGTCAAGTTTCTTCCTGAAAGCAGCTTCTTCTTAGCTTCCAATTCCTTCTTGTCCTTCAGCAACGTAACTTCGTTGTATGCTTTCAGAGCCTTCATCTCCCGAGCTTCCTGTTCTTCTAGCGACTCCATTCTCCTCTTCCATTTGAATTTCTTCGAACCGTGGCTCGATTGCTTATCAGCTGGCCTCTTGGATGGTTCCAAAAGTTCCTTAAACGGCGACGTCTTCTTCGCATTAGGGACGCTAGAGGCGTCAGGCTGCGCAGGAGGCTCGTTCTTGGCCTTTTTAGGGTACACCGGAGGTTTTCTGCGATAGACCATCGAATCGAACATCGATGGACGCACAACCTGCGAGAAAGGAATCGTGCCGAAAGTCTCTACTTTGCATTTCGCTGTGCATCTCTTATTCTCGCCCCTCTTGTCCAACTTCGATTCTGTCGAAATCGGGTATTTGTTGTCCTTCTGGCACGTTTTACATTCACAGACACTTCTGTCGGATACAGATTTCGTTAATCCAGCTGGTTTCCTCTGGTTGTCGTTAAGTTTCGTCGGTTTTTGACGTATAGGAGGCTTGCCATGGTCTTTTCCAACCGAGTTCTGCGATTCGATCTTACGTTCGTGAAGATTCGCGATCGGAGAAACGCTTCTCGATTGTTCTTTCAGGCATTTACGTTTTAAGAACATCTTCCTGTGTTTCTCACCGAGATTCGAGGTTCTTGGCTGATCTTGATAGTCGTCGTTGTCACTTTGCGTGTGGGCGTCCTTCGTGAAACTTGAGATACCAGGCTTATGAATATCGCTTAATACGGAAATACCATCGTCGAGGGATTGCATGTTCTCTGACACGATTTCAGAAGCGACATGTTCGTCGGTTTTCTTGGAGGAAGTAGATGCTGAGATCTCGTATCTGATGGAAACAATAGAAACGTTTTAGAAGAAGGTCGTCTATTCGAAGGTATTTAATCGTTCGAGTCGTCTATTAAGAAACAATTTTTTGTCTTACCAATTTTACGTAATGCGTTCACTGTGCAACGATCAAGCTTAATTTGAAAACTTTAGCTTACCTTCTCGTTGTGTCGAAATGGGTAATAGGTAAACCAACGATTCCCAAGTCTTGCGACGCCGACGATGGATAATGTTGATCGTTCTGTTTTAAGAAAGTAGATGGTATTGACACGTTTTGGTTAGGCTGACCAGGGAATATGCTCCATTTCTTCTTCTCCAATTGCTGAAGCATACACTGCAGCTCCGAGTTATTGGCGAAGTCCTTTTCATAACAGCCGTCGAAAACCTTCATGGAGTCTTTGACGAACCTTGGAATATTCGCGTCGCCGAATGAATATTCAGGTGCATTTACttttaatacatttttcttGGTTTTCTTCGGTTTGCCAGGACTCAAGCTGCTCCTCTGCGCGGAACTTacgtctaaaaaaaaaaaaaaacacatagAATTACTTGTCAGACCAGATATTTCTTCGATAGAAATGAAAATTC
This portion of the Bombus affinis isolate iyBomAffi1 chromosome 1, iyBomAffi1.2, whole genome shotgun sequence genome encodes:
- the LOC126919853 gene encoding uncharacterized protein LOC126919853 translates to MPSFLGRFLGISRRTERLIMNILGLVNSTLDWSPIKWSNKLEQIWNLSLSQGTRIFDIIGEDTIKTVLSWIVITRIVIAHLYTFSYMINLYPILTSTQPNLLLPWLILSFFKNVVLEVIVIAVGLLLWYDKRFSLTIFFEFVLVKVVPLIIFSYVWYSNSCLFLEQCHMEKMRKLKRMRSDSNLIVGRLYIKLADSKYRTRSLTTLLSCESYETYETHDTISRIIDDPNLTPTQKTMRILGLTDKDVADARARIKEREIHKKLTELEDNSLTSTTKNMSRYFFDFNSLKDLQKVKDERTKEREDEVTTDERKGNETPMDERRQDEIVMNALVEEQVAIYGCKEDETTVMEGKDDELKTSGTTEDKVKVTTDIILSNPSTSSMSVLLEQPLDDRSICSEKTNPSVEQRSSSGMKRVAADCLERSCAKQMKLYPSERAEDSNQSDSLSRKQDSSQSDLSFSKHARQSVEKSSSPVKLQALFNCNCIVDEYLYKGNAEQYCFTNGGTMATSTPNKSIDEDKMTRSAEKSDFDSSKSTIYHSCLDDASDVDQSQNQKTETTTNNSLLLIRELLQNDLNILRDIKKDNQKLENGSLVFDDKPKQDILKISESESSVFRKLYVGQCNTSIGIQNLSDIVKDLSVARNVVTNLETLRTVESDESGGKLKNENEILKIMVPTSAIDDDVSSAQRSSLSPGKPKKTKKNVLKVNAPEYSFGDANIPRFVKDSMKVFDGCYEKDFANNSELQCMLQQLEKKKWSIFPGQPNQNVSIPSTFLKQNDQHYPSSASQDLGIVGLPITHFDTTRRYEISASTSSKKTDEHVASEIVSENMQSLDDGISVLSDIHKPGISSFTKDAHTQSDNDDYQDQPRTSNLGEKHRKMFLKRKCLKEQSRSVSPIANLHERKIESQNSVGKDHGKPPIRQKPTKLNDNQRKPAGLTKSVSDRSVCECKTCQKDNKYPISTESKLDKRGENKRCTAKCKVETFGTIPFSQVVRPSMFDSMVYRRKPPVYPKKAKNEPPAQPDASSVPNAKKTSPFKELLEPSKRPADKQSSHGSKKFKWKRRMESLEEQEAREMKALKAYNEVTLLKDKKELEAKKKLLSGRNLTTAPESLKNRGYPRKNNLERYKKNIPRNVETTYNDCFDKENLLTDATTETEPLPNLSFMDNKMQFAAPARFFDVPHEKYSCSKLSNANKATDKVLNNFGKSHAEHVKQDAKKSKPTLGETDTRKQYTKYSKPKKSMDEENVSIVSMKKLEGAQKGRDLERTPAKEDVRSPLEISAESSNADRLAELDSRDSQSRITIVGSFVQSDHDKVISTFVDGKDFGAQVGDLATLIKPTATQDVASSWSSSIIEREDESYFQKRDDANTQTAQLEATTLKLENSKEKDETALKTEDHEGEVKSVFEADNVEKEVVPVSETEVQPKEIEPTLETEDQRNETELILKAEDQKQEFGSILVTEDHQKEVKLVSETEGYQKHSNEADKEEEIKESAASHDSLAEYLPESIDDEKEILQTDGIADEIRRYSSEVSQNEPGITSRRIFTNLSDFTRNIDMNYVADGVILSNSNAPRENNTPVWDIVDEETIRKLYDMFSHRSVDSTFNLPGEIQTVDDMLNNRQSESSIDDFIFQSGRYSTSLSMFEHTILATIRPLQTLEEEEDHAGSLYDLCITTMDQEGLPISFEVESMENLEDEVEHAAANRLGLNDVVIQVTRFLRNLNFCGFNLENLSGILEILPDPVDDNEDRIECEIDEEDEEKDEEMEGWPVEDRRILKFIKEDCLRFIKEDIFTDIKFPIVVRLSDVIGDDLATSDEEPEELDVVLEQAEPSKINLFSLMDDKYEEGNDKIEETGTEEMEEENENEEVTSSEYFKTLQKIRGTMFTTVFPSRPIVSVSDYNAVESMINEERITTRSEDVSLDEIVTRFMSNLKKYILKRSEPVQFRSENLNQTYEILDKTDTGEEIKVEESIDSEEIEGSDKDEAIEQITTIEDVEEVDEKITTKQNKVDVTYQVTEEDILDTRVEEYGNVSWKEIDKTDQNIQPIEFESEANEKMQTSVREETFERDEDESLEKIKSNKIDGNEESDFEIDGEGNVELKEKLSLYTIFTFLLAISCFYLGYYYQKIFSFKQISTSTSTLKPFEIHATPTSTTTFFENSTLVKETKEEKYEETEQEENDSFEGIVDLETIEISQFTKYDSELDLDSIVHRIVSDSLRTIDEDSLKKTENDVGESVSLRERILENTELQEEAAEINSENVRVRSNSQIHSASQSTDTIRSANIRKLDIRTSEPLFIVEPNKLKEDLLELRLAEEEIETFRYREDDDSDSSKSLPTRDDETKLLNEAQVNLYAKVIIEEKEEMLNAEELRTSSCGTKSKTSTSKIQKEDCEQSSKEKEEKEERSVVDQTDAEGIIFSKQEVEKSKASTEQNESSSSPQILETTDSFDSAYTRASETSRNATSAVDLNDSSMEEFVIASNESIISDKASECS